The Lucilia cuprina isolate Lc7/37 chromosome 5, ASM2204524v1, whole genome shotgun sequence genome includes a window with the following:
- the LOC111677674 gene encoding odorant receptor 67d-like: MAKNCSDRYNKITRITRMMAAVCGADIVDPNFRMSLLTWTVIFAINAFFCCTIYTIYIGLVVEGDWKLMLQTLSLVGSAAQGYSKLLVALFRRWDMVSMNGKLLNIYLDYENDKDFCTILSTRIDMIIKIFKFVLLIYIIVVSIIVLYPLIYGMLYGEKLFVMQFLLPGIDPLTHFGYVVHNVVHVFLLCLGGFGNFAGDMYIFIFILHIPMLKDILRIKFEKLNRITLQKQNSSKTLPLLKEIVEWHQNYNKFVKQVEGTYYSVIFVQISTSVVGICCTIFSIVIHSWPAAFVYLAYSAIMLYAYCGLGHLVEISNDEVIDVIYGDCLWYEMSVQEQKLVLLMLRKSQRPTTLTIGQIMPLSMSTALQLTKAIYSYMMMLLNFLESDDM, encoded by the exons ATGGCTAAAAATTGTTCCGATCGTTATAATAAAATAACGCGCATTACGCGAATGATGGCCGCTGTGTGCGGAGCTGATATAGTCGATCCAAATTTTAGAATGTCCTTGTTGACATGGACCGTGATATTTGCcattaatgcatttttttgctGTACAATTTATACCATTTATATTGGATTGGTTGTAGAAGGTGACTGGAAATTAATGTTGCAGACACTTAGTCTAGTGGGAAGTGCAGCACAG ggATACAGTAAATTGCTTGTGGCTCTTTTTCGTCGTTGGGATATGGTTTCTATGAATGGAAAGCTGTTAAACATTTACCTGGATTATGAAAACGACAAGGACTTTTGTACGATTTTATCGACTCGCATTGAtatgataattaaaattttcaaatttgttttactGATTTATATTATTGTCGTATCCATCATTGTTTTGTATCCTCTTATTTATGGAATGTTGTATGGCGAGAAATTGTTTGTTATGCAGTTTTTATTACCCGGCATAGATCCATTAACGCATTTCGGTTATGTGGTGCATAATGTTGtgcatgtttttcttttgtgtttgGGAGGTTTTGGAAATTTTGCCGGTgacatgtatatttttatattcattctaCACATTCCCATGTTGAAGGATATTTTAaggattaaatttgaaaaattaaatcgtATAACTCTTCAAAAGCAGAATTCTAGCAAAACGTTGCCACTTTTGAAGGAAATTGTCGAATGGCATCAGAACTATAATAA ATTCGTTAAGCAAGTTGAAGGAACCTATTATAGTGtaatatttgttcaaatttCTACATCGGTTGTGGGTATATGTTGCACcattttttcaattgttataCACAGTTGGCCAGCAGCTTTTGTCTATTTAGCGTATAGCGCAATAATGCTTTATGCATATTGTGGACTTGGTCATTTGGTTGAAATTTCT AATGACGAAGTAATCGATGTTATTTATGGTGATTGTTTATGGTATGAAATGTCTGTACAGGAACAGAAATTAGTTCTACTAATGTTACGAAAGTCCCAACGACCAACAACTTTGACAATTGGTCAAATTATGCCTTTGTCTATGAGTACGGCTCTGCAGTTAACAAAAGCAATTTATAGTTATATGATGATGCTGTTGAATTTTTTGGAATCGGACGATATGTAA
- the LOC111677669 gene encoding odorant receptor 67d-like, with protein sequence MAKNCSDRYTNLIKVLTRIAAICGANIFLPNFRIYWLTWIVIIAINAFIACTFYTMYVGLVVDNDWKVILQTLCLMGGAVQGYSKLLGALFHRPAMVSMNQTLFNIYKQYEQENEFLKVLSYRINLASKIFKLVLCIYLGTVPIIVLYPLIYGLLYGEKLFVMQFLLPGIDSSTHIGYIIHNVVHVFLMCLGGFGNFAGDMYIFTLIIHIPLFKDILKIKFEKLNQVALTNSKKSMSLLKDIVEWHQNYNTFVKQVEQSYYGVIFVQIFTSVMSICCTIFCIITSSWPAAFSYLLYSAIFLYVYCGLGHLVEISNEDVMDVIYGDCLWYELTIPEQKLVLLMLRKSQRPTTLTIGQIMPLSMSTALQLTKAIYSYMMMLLNFLESDDL encoded by the exons atggCTAAAAACTGTTCTGATCGTTATACTaacttaataaaagttttaacaagAATTGCTGCGATTTGTGGTGCTAATATTTTTCTACCAAACTTTAGGATATACTGGTTAACATGGATCGTAATTATAGCTATTAATGCTTTTATTGCCTGTACATTTTATACGATGTATGTCGGGCTGGTAGTGGATAATGACTGGAAAGTCATTTTGCAGACTCTATGTTTAATGGGTGGTGCAGTACAG GGTTATAGTAAACTACTTGGAGCTCTTTTTCATCGTCCTGCTATGGTTTCTATGAATCAaacattgtttaatatttacaagCAGTATGAACAAGAAAATGAATTTCTAAAGGTCCTATCATATCGTATTAATCTAgcatctaaaatttttaaattggttTTATGTATTTATCTTGGTACCGTGCCCATTATTGTTTTGTATCCTCTAATTTATGGCTTATTGTATGGTGAGAAATTATTTGTGATGCAGTTTTTATTGCCAGGCATAGATTCTTCTACTCATATTGGTTATATAATACATAATGTGGTTCATGTTTTTCTTATGTGTTTGGGAGGTTTCGGAAATTTTGCCGGTGATATGTACATTTTTACACTCATCATTCATATTCCATTATTTAaggacattttaaaaattaaatttgagaaATTAAATCAAGTAGCTCTTACGAATTCAAAGAAATCGATGAGTCTTTTAAAGGACATTGTCGAATGGCATCAGAATTATAATAC GTTTGTGAAGCAAGTTGAACAGTCCTACTATGGTGTAATATTTGTGCAAATATTTACTTCTGTGATGAGTATTTGCTGCACAATTTTTTGCATTATAACAAGCAGTTGGCCAGCTGCCTTTTCTTATTTGTTATACAGTGCAAtctttttgtatgtatattgtggACTTGGACATCTGGTGGAAATATCA AATGAGGATGTAATGGATGTCATTTACGGCGATTGTCTATGGTACGAGCTGACCATACCCGAACAAAAGTTAGTGCTCTTAATGTTGCGAAAATCCCAGCGACCAACAACGTTGACTATTGGTCAGATTATGCCTTTATCTATGAGTACTGCACTTCAGCTAACAAAGGCTATATACAGTTACATGATGATGCTGTTGAACTTCTTGGAATCGGATGATTTGTGA